CTGGGTTCATCCAAAAGGATCGTCTCGGGCCGCGACATCAACGCGCGTCCAATGGCGCACATCTGCTGTTCCCCGCCGGACGTATAACCCGCCTGGCTTTTACGTCGCTCTTTCAGGCGCGGGAAATACGTGTAGACCTTCTCCAGATCAGCATCGATCTCGCCCCGACTTGAGCCGCGCGTATACGCCCCGGTCAGTAGGTTCTCTTCCACGGTCAAATGTTCAAAACAATGACGCCCCTCCATCACCTGAATAACGCCCATCTTCACAAGATCAGAAGGCAGCAGGTCTTGTACGCGTTCTCCACGATAGGTGATCGACCCTTTGGTGACTTCGCCACGTTCTGACTTAAGCAGGTTGGAGATAGCCTTGAGCGTGGTTGTCTTGCCCGCACCATTGCCTCCCAAAAGCGCGGTGATCCCGCCCTTTGGCACATTCAGGCTCACACCCTTCAAAACGAGGATCACGTGGTTATAGATCACCTCGATATTGTTGACTTCCAATAGCGTTTCTTGCGTTTTCGCCGCGTCCAGCATGGGTCGTCATCTCCTGCAAAGGGCTCTGCGCCTCTGCTTCTTTCTTGTCAAAAATACCCAAATTCTCCCGGCCGCCACGAAACGCCGCGGCCGGAAGAAAGATCGCATCAGCAGCCCGCTTCGATGCCGTTCTCAGCAGCAAACGCCGCAGAGTCCTCGGCCACAAGAGGCTGAATCACATCCTGATCAGACTGGTAGTACTCAGTGATCAGCTTGAACTCACCCGCAGCTGCGTCCCATTGCGACACGGCACCAAAGCCGTTGCCACCGTGGTTCTGACAACTGACCTTGAATTCCGGACCAAAGTTCGGCAGGCCCAGACCCGCCATCTTGGCTTCGGTGATTTCCAGATTCTCCATGCCATCGCGCATCTGCTGGCTTGTGATGTCGGCTGTGCCGTGCATTTCTTGTGCTGTCTTGATCGCCTCAGCAGCCAACATCGCAGCATACATACCCCGGTTGTAAAGCACCGTGCCAACCTGATCTCCTGCACCGGCAGCGTTACCTGCATCTACGACATATTTCTGGATATCCGCATAAATCGGATAGTCGGAGCCCAGATTGTGAAAGGTCAGCGCCTTGTAGCCATTGGCCTTTTCACCCGCCGCTTTCACGTCGTTCTCAGACCCGGACCACCAGATACCAATGAAATTCTCCATTGGGAAACGGATGTTCACCGCTTCTTGAATGGCCACCTGGTTCATAACGCCCCAGCCCCACATCAGCACATAGTCAGGCTTTTGCTGACGCACTTGCAGCCATTGTGACTTCTGCTCCTGCCCGGGGTGATCGACCGGCAACAGCATCAACTCATAGCCATGCTTTTCGGCCAGACCTTCCAACGTCCGGATCGGCTCCTTGCCATAGGCGGAGTTGTGGTAGACCAACGCAACTTTCTTGCCGTCCAAGCTTCCACCGTTTTGCTCAACCAAATGGGTGATCGCCAGCGACGCGCCATCCCAGTAATTCGCAGGATAGTTGAAGACATACTTGAAGACTTCGCCGTTCTTAGCCGACGTCCGTCCATAGCCCATGGTGTGAAGCGGGATGCCATCTGCAGTAGCTTTGGGGATTAGCTGATAGGTGATGCCGGTTGAAAGAGGCTGGTACACCAGCGCGCCTTCACCCTTGGTTGCCTCATAGCATTCAACACCTTTCTCTGTGTTGTAGCCTGTTTCGCATTCCACAACACGCACAGCCTCGCCACCAATGCCACCATCGCGTTCATTGAGAAGCGTGAAGTAGTCCTGATACCCATCCGAGAACGGAATGCCGTTCGCAGCGTAAGGCCCGGTACGATAGCTCGTGTCGACGATGACAAGGTCGGCCAGCGCCGGGCTTGCCGCCATCATAGTCGCCGCAATCGCGGTCAGTAGTTTCTGTTTCATCGGTTTATATCCTCCCTTGGTTTATCCGATGTCTTTTTCATGAGCACTCACGCGCCCAACTCTTAGTGCAGGTAAAGCCCTGCACAGGCCCTGCCCTAATGCGGGAAAGGCCATAGTCTCAGTTTCTCTTTCGCCACGCGCCAAAGCTGCGCCAGCCCATGCGGCTCGAGGATCAGGAAGATAATGATCATCGCCCCGACGATCATGAATTGCATATGCTCGACCAAATCGGTGGGCCACCCCAGGCCACCGACCAGAACGTTCTTCAAAAAGACAGGCAACAGCACAAGGAAAGCCGCTCCGGCAAAACTGCCAAAGATCGACCCCAGCCCACCGATGATCACCATAAAGAGGACAAGGAACGATTTGCTGATGCCAAACACCTCGCCCACCTCCACGGCGCCAAGGTAGACCGCGAAAAACAAGGCCCCGGACAGACCGACAAAAAACCCGGACACTGCAAAGGCCGACAATTTGGCTCTGAGCGGGTTCACACCAATGATTTCGGCGGCGATGTCCATGTCACGAATGGCCATCCATTGCCGCCCTTGCATGCCCCGCGTCATGTTCCGAGCAACGAGTGCGCAGACCACGGTGAACACCAAACAGAACAAATACGCCGCCCAAGGCGCGGTTTCGGCCCCCGTCACCGGCACCCCAAAAACTGTTCGCTCCGGTGCATTGATCTGTCCTGAGGCCGAGTAATTGTAGAACCAGCCAATTCGGTTGAACATCCAGACCAGAAAGAACTGTGCAGCCAAGGTGGCAACCGCCAGGTAAAATCCTTTGATCCGCAAGCTCGGCAACCCGAACAACACGCAGACAAAGGCCGTGATCCCGCCCGACAGAATGATGTGGAAAAAGATATTCACATCCGGAAAGGCCGTCATCAGCTTGTAACAGGCATAGGCCCCCACAGCCATAAACCCGCCTGTGCCAAGACTGACCTGGCCACAATAACCCACCAGAATATTCAGCCCGATGGCCGCAATCGAATAAATCAGGAAAGGCAGGAAGACGGCATTTACCCAATAGTCATTGATCACAAAGGGCACGACCGCAAAGGCCAGAACCAAAAGAACATAATACCGGTAGCGGTCAAATTTGATTGGAAAGGTTTGGCTATCCTGCTGGTAGGTCGTCGAAAAGTCACCGGACTCACGGTAAATCATGAGATGCCCTCCTCAGACAGGTCATCATGCTCGCGTTTGACCGCGCGATTGGGCACCCGTGCATAGCCTGTATTTTCCGAATGGCGAATGAGCCAGAAATAGGCAAGCATCCCAACTCCCCCGCCCATCGCGGCCAGAACTGTGGCGGTGACCATCTGGCCGGTATTGTCCACGCCGGCAGTAAAAGCGAGATACCCAAAGGCCCAGAACCCTGACCAGGCGATGACATTTGCTATGGCAATGACTTTCTGCATGATCACACCCTCTCGATAATCTTTTCGCCAAAAAGACCCTGCGGTCGGAAACACAGAAAGATAAGCGCCAAGACATAGGCAAACCAATTCTGTGTTGCACCGCCCAGATATGGCTGGCCAATCGCAAATTCGAAAAGTTGCTCACCCACACCAATGATCAATCCGCCGACGATTGCACCCGGTATCGATGTGAACCCTCCCAGCATCAAAACCGGAAGAGCCTTCAAGGCAATCAGTGACAACGAAAATTGTACGCCCGACTTTGTGCCCCACATCATTCCGGCGACCAGCGCGACAAACCCCGCCAGCGACCAGACCATCACCCAGATGAAGTTCAGGCTGATCCCAACCGAAAGAGCCGCCTGATGGTCATCAGCCACCGCGCGCATGGCTCGACCTTGCTTGGAGCGCTGTGCAAATACGATCAATGAGAACACGAGAACCGCAGCGACCAACGTCGCAACGATATCGAGGTTGTCTATAAAAAACCCGTAGTCGAAGATTTGGAACGTCGCTTCGTCAATCGCGGCATTTATCCCTTGTGGAAGCCCGACATCCAGCGCCTTAATGTCAGAGAACCACATGATGAGCGCAAACCCGTCCATAAAATAAGCCAGACCGATCGTCGCCATGAACAAAATGATGGGTTCCTGGTTCACCAGGTGCTTGAAGATCACGACGTTGACCACCCAGGCAAACCCGACCATCACCAGAACAGTGAGCAAAATCGCAGCAAGGGCGGGAACGTGCCAGCCGAAGTGATGAATGTTGGTTCCAAAGATGGTGTTGATCAGATGTGCAAAAGGCACCAAGCCTTCCATAATTCCAACCAACGTCATGGCCGCAAACAGCGCCATGATCCCCTGAGCGTAATTGAATATGCCCGACGCTTTATAGATGAGCACGAACCCAAGCGCCACGAGCGCGTAAAGCACTCCAGCCATCAGGCCGTTGAGGAAAACCTCCATTCCGAAAATCAGCTGATCAGGCATGTCTTGAGCTCTCCGGTTTTGTTTTCGTCTCAGCTTTCAAGGTCAGTCTCCACCACGGCATAGTAGGTTCGGGCCGCGCCCGTTTCTGTCCGCACCATCAGGCGCGGTTCAATCCAGTCCTGACTGATAAGCCAACCGTCTTCGCCGGGCGCGTATCTCCCCGAAGCAAGCTGTTCCACCATCCAGTCATGAGCCGCTTGGGACTCTTCCTTGCCGGCAAATTCAACCGCGCACGCGCGCTCGCCGAGTGAGGGGGCCGCGTCCAGCACCAGAAGATATCCATCATCCGTAGGCCCATAGACGCGACGCGCCTCGTGCATCTGGTCAATGGGTTGCGGTTCAAGCCCTGTCACGATTTCAAAGGCGAGGTGTTCGTAAGGGTCCAAACAGCGGTCTACGAACTCATCCCAGGCATCGGCCTGCGCAGCCACGGGCAAAGCGCAGGAAAAGGCCAGCGCGCACCGACGCAATACCGACGTGATACCGACGTGATACCGACGTGCCAAATCAGTCATGCGCGACCCCCAGATAGGCATCAATCACCGCCTGATTGTTGCGCACCTCATCCGGCGACCCGTCGCCAATCTTCTGGCCATAATCCATCACCACAACCCGGTCTGATAGATCCATGACCACGCCCATGTCATGCTCGATCAGAACAATGGTTGTGCCGAACTCATCATTCACATCCAGGACGAACCGAGACATGTCTTCCTTCTCTTCGACATTCATACCCGCCATGGGTTCATCCAGAAGCAAAATGGATGGCTCAGCCGCGAGCGCACGGGCCAGTTCCACGCGTTTTTTGAGCCCATAAGGAAGGCGCCCAACAGGTGTCTTTCGGATGTGTTGAATTTCCAGGAAGTCTATGATTTTCTCGACAAATTCGCGATTTTCCGTCTCTTCCTGCTCAGCCTTACCTTTCCAGATCGCCTGCGCAAACAAACCCGCTTTCATCTGCCGGATACGGCCCGTCATCACGTTGTCGAGAACTGTCATGCCTTCGAACAGGGCGATGTTTTGAAACGTGCGGGCGATGCCTTGCTGCGCCACTTCAAAGGGCTTCATAGGCGGGCGCTTTTGCCCCTGATACCAGACCTCGCCCTCCTGCGGATGGTAAAAGCCCGAGATGACATTGAGCATCGAAGACTTGCCCGCCCCGTTCGGCCCGATGATGGCTCGAATTTCGCCTTCGCGAATATCAAAAGAAATGTCCTTGATCGCCACAACCCCGCCAAAGCGCAGCGTTATGTTCTTCATCTCCATCACCACCCCACCGATCTTGCGACCGTCTTCTGTGGTGTAGCCTTCGGTTGCGTCAAGCATCGTCAACCCATCCTATTCCGCTGCTACTTTATCTGGTGCACTCACGGCTTCGACCTTTGCTGAAACAATGCTCAGCGTAGCGCTGATCGAGCCTTTCCGCCCATCTTCGTAGGTCACCTCTGTGGTCGTGAAAATGTCGTCCGAACCGTCATAGAGCGCACCCAGCAGGTCCTCGAATTTCTCCGAAATCACCCCTCTGCGCACCTTACGCGTGCGAGTCATTTCGCCATCGTCAGCGTCCAATTCCTTGTGCAGAACGATAAAGCGGTGCACCTGACAGTGAGCCAGCATAGGATCATCGGCAAGCGACCGGTTAACCTCCTCTACATGGCTCCTGATCGTCTCGAGCACCTGCTGATGTCCGGCAAGCTCCTGATACGACGCGTAACCGATATTGTTCCGCTCCGCCCAATTCCCGACAGCGTTAAGGTCAATGTTGATGAACGCCGTACATTCGTCCCGCTGATTGCCAAAAACCACAGCCTCCAGAATGTTGGGATAGAATTTCAGTTTGTTTTCAACATATTTAGGCGCGAACATCTGACCACTCGCCATTTTACCCACATCCTTGGCGCGGTCGATGATCCGAAGATGTCCAGAGCTTTCGTCGATAAAGCCGGCGTCCCCCGTCGCAACCCAACCTTCGGCATCCTTAGTCGAAGCGGTGCTTTCAGGGTTTTTATAGTATTCCTCGAACACACCCGCGCTGCGATAGAACACCTCGCCGCTGTCCGCAATGCGCAGCTCAACCCCCGGCGCAGCAATCCCGACAGTATCATTGCGCACTTCGCCATCAGGTTGAAGAGTGATGAAAACACTGGCCTCGGTCTGGCCGTAGAGCTGTTTCAAATTAATGCCCAGCGCACGGTAAAACTCAAAAATCTCAGGACCAATCGCTTCACCAGCCGTATACCCGACGCGCACACGCCCGAACCCAAGCGTGTCTTTCAGCGGCCCATAGATCATCAGGTTTCCAAGCTTGTACTTCAGACGGTCCCAACCGCTGACCGACCCACCATCAAGAATGGCCGGACCTACCTTACGGGCATGATCCATGAACTTTTCAAACAACCATCGCTTGAACCGCCCGGCATCTTCCATGCGGATCATGACGTTGGTGAGCTGTGTCTCGAAAACGCGCGGTGGAGCAAAATAGTAGGTTGGGCCGATCTCTCGCAGATCGACATGCATTGTATCTGCACTTTCGGGACAGTTCACACAGAAGCCGCACCAATAAGCCTGACCAATGGAAAAGATGAAATCCCCGACCCAGGCCATGGGCAGATAGGCCAACACTTCTTCGGCACCGGTCAGTTTGTCGAACTCAGAGGAGGACTTTGATGCCTCGATGATGTTGCGGTTTGAAAGCACCACACCCTTGGGTTTGCCGGTCGTCCCGGACGTGTACAGCATGACGCAGGTGCTGTCGTAGTCGAGCTTGGCGCGGCGCGCGGCCAGATCGCCGGAGAATTCGTCTCTCGCAGCCCGCCCCTGTTCCTGTACATGGCTGAATTCATGCAGCTTGTGATGGTCGTATTTCCGCAAACCCCGCGGATCGACATAGATCATATGTTCGAACTGATGCAGGCTCTCCTGGATGTCTATGATCTTGTCGACCTGTTCCTGGTCTTCAACAATCGCAAACCGCGCGCCACAATGGTCAAGCACATAGGCCATCTCTTCGGAAGCCGAATCCTGATACACTGGAACAGGCACAGCACCTACGCATTGTGCAGCAACCATGGACCAATAGAAGTATGGTCGGTTGCGTCCCGCGATAGCAATGAAGTCGCCTTCGTTGATGCCAAGGTTCAGCAAACCCAGCGCAAGCGCTTCGATCTCTTTCTCGGTTTCGGCCCACGTCCAGCTCTGCCAGATGCCGTATTCTTTTTCACGATAGGCCGGTTTAGTCCCAAGCTGGGTGGCATTCCGATGAAGAAGCGCCGGAATGGACTGAAGCCCCTCCGCCGCCTTTGACGACTTTGCCAATTCTATTCCTCCCGTTGTCCGCTATGCGAACGGATCGTCATTCATTGGACGATTCTTAACACTTCATAGAGTGCGTGCCTGACACTCGACGTCAACTTTTTCCTGAAGTTTTCCAGATTCCTACGAATTGTAACAAGGGTCGCACAACCCTTGACATCCTGCTTTGGCTGACCGGAATTGAAGGAGGAGGAGCGCTGCGTTATGACCAATCCAAAGCTGGACTTCTGGTTCGAATTTGCCTCGACCTATTCCTACCTGAGTGTGATGCGTCTACCGGAACTGGCCGCTCAGGCCGGGGTGGAGGTAGCTTGGCGACCTTTCCTGCTTGGGCCGATTTTCAAGTCACAAGGGTGGGACACGTCTCCGTTTATCGTCTATCCGGCCAAGGGCCGATACATGCTGCGCGATATGGAACGGCTGGCTCAGCGCCAGGGGCTACGCTTTCGCCATCCGGGCCCATTTCCGCAGAATGGATTATTGGCGGCTCGTGTCGCGCAACTCGCCCTGGAAACGACGCGCGGCATCGCGTTTTGCCAAAACGTTTATCTGATGCAATTCGATGAAGGGCAAAACATAGCAGAACCCGAAGTGATCGCGGCCTGTCTGGAGGCAACAAAACTGCCCACCGACTTGATTGACCAAGCTCAAGAGACGACAAACAAGCACCGCTTGCGAGAAACCACCGAAGAGGCCATGCGCCGGGGCGTTTTCGGCGCGCCGAGTTTCACCGTTGGTGATGAGCTATTTTGGGGGGATGATCGGCTGGAAGCGGCAGTTGAATGGGTCACCCAGGCAAGGCCATGAGTCAAAACGACAAGACACAGATGACAATCGCTGGTTTGAACCTGATCCAGCAGGCGTTGACGATCTATGATGGCGATCTGCATCTGGCCGTGTGCAATCGCCGCTTTCAGGAAATGTTTGATCTGCCCGATGCCTTGGTCACACCCGGCGCTCAGTTTGCGGACACGATCCGCTATCTGGCGCAACGCGGCGACTATGGCGATGTGGGCGAACTAGAGCGGTTTGTGGCGGATCGGGTCGAAATCGCGCGCACGTTTAAGCCGCACTACATGGAACGCACCCGCGCCAATGGATTGGTTATTTCTGTCGAAGGTTCACCATTGCCGGAAGGTGGGTGGGTGACGGTTTACACCGACATCACAAAAACCCGTCAGCAGGAGGACCTTCTCAGCGCGCGATCCGAAGAGCTTTCCGATCAGCTCATCAATTATTCTCAAGACCTCGCCGCAGCCAACCGCAAGCTGGAAGCAACCATCACTGCGCTCGAAGAAGCCAAGCGCCAAATCACCGAGGCCGAGGCACGTATGCGTCTGACCACCGAAATGGTTCCAGCCCATATCGCGCATATCGGGGCGGACTGGCGCTATACCTACTCAAATCGTCGCCTGAGCACGATCATGCCAGGAACCCTGGCCGATCCGGTAGGGCAAGACCCCAAGACCGCGTTGGGAGAGCAACCTTTCGTCGTCCTGGAACCACATTTGAAGCGCGCATTCGACGGCACGCCAAGCGTGTTTGAATTCACCCACGAAGACAGCTCGCGCCGTATCCGCGTCGCGCTCACGCCAGACCCGGCAACCGGAGGGGTGTACATCCTGTCGATGGATATCACCGAAGAAGCCCAGACGCGCGCCGCTTTACAGCAAACCCGCCGTCGCGAGATGGCCGCTCAATTGACCTCTGGTCTGGCGCATGACTTTTCCAATCTTCTGACCATCATTCTGGGAATGCAATCGCGGTTGAAAAGCATGGCTCTTCCACAGGACGGAGCGGAACTGATTGCTGCGACAATCAACGCGGCGCGGCGCGGCGGAAGCTTACTTGACCGGATTGCCGACATGACAGGACCCAGAGAGCACACACCTGTGCCGACAGATCTGTCCGAGTTTTTACGCGATCTGAGCACATTGGTCTTGTCGACCTTACCCCAGGGCGTCGAGTTTGAGACCATCAACAATACGGGACTTAGAACCTGTTCACTCGATCCCGGCATGTTGCAGGATTCACTGCTCAACCTGGCGATCAATGCGCGGGATGCATGTGGTGAGCGTGGCAAAATCACACTCCGTGTCGAAAAAGTTCAAAACACGTGGATCGATTTCGCAATGGAAGACTCAGGCCCCGGGTTTTCCGAAGCCGCTATGGCACATGCCTTCGATCCCTTTTTTACAACCAAGGGGGGCGAAGGCTCGGGCCTAGGCCTGACCATGGTCTATGACATGACCAAACTTGCCGGAGGTCGTGTTCTGCTGGCCAATCACGAGGCAGGTGGACGCGTGACACTGCGCCTTCCACACAGGGCAAGCGATAGGCTTGATGCGCCCGGCTTGGTTCTCTTGGTCGAAGACAGTCCGGACTTGCGTGATACTATTCGGGCTATGCTGCGCGGCGCAGGGCATGCCGTTATAGAAGCATCCACCGCAGCAGAGGCCCTTGCACTGACCAAAGACATGCCAGAAATCACCACGATCTTGTCTGACATCTCTCTGGAAGGAGAAGACACCGGACTGGACCTGGTACAAGCTTTGTCCGGAGATCCGAGACCAATTTTTCTCATAACCTCCCTGCCACCGGATGACCCTTTGCATCGCGCGGCACGCCAAGTGGTGCCGGTGCTGCGCAAACCTTTCCAGGCATCCGATTTGGAACAGCTTCTTAAAACCGGAGCCACCCCATGACCTCCGACGCGCCTTTGGTGACAATCCTCGACGATGAACCCGCCATACGCAGCATGCTGGCACGTGCCCTTGAAGACGCAGGGTTTCGAACAATGGCCTTTGGTCGTGCTACCGAGTTTGAAGCCGCTCTCGCCAAAACGTCACCGGATGTTTGCCTTGTTGACCTTTCACTGCCGGATAAGGACGGACTGACTGTTGTGCATCAGCTGGCGCTTGAACAAGGCG
This DNA window, taken from Roseovarius sp. S88, encodes the following:
- a CDS encoding ABC transporter ATP-binding protein; the protein is MLDAAKTQETLLEVNNIEVIYNHVILVLKGVSLNVPKGGITALLGGNGAGKTTTLKAISNLLKSERGEVTKGSITYRGERVQDLLPSDLVKMGVIQVMEGRHCFEHLTVEENLLTGAYTRGSSRGEIDADLEKVYTYFPRLKERRKSQAGYTSGGEQQMCAIGRALMSRPETILLDEPSMGLAPQLVEEIFNIVKSLNEKEGATFLLAEQNTNVALRFAQYGYILESGRVVMDGPAKELRENPDVKEFYLGMSDEGRKSFRDVRSYRRRKRWLS
- a CDS encoding ABC transporter substrate-binding protein, which codes for MKQKLLTAIAATMMAASPALADLVIVDTSYRTGPYAANGIPFSDGYQDYFTLLNERDGGIGGEAVRVVECETGYNTEKGVECYEATKGEGALVYQPLSTGITYQLIPKATADGIPLHTMGYGRTSAKNGEVFKYVFNYPANYWDGASLAITHLVEQNGGSLDGKKVALVYHNSAYGKEPIRTLEGLAEKHGYELMLLPVDHPGQEQKSQWLQVRQQKPDYVLMWGWGVMNQVAIQEAVNIRFPMENFIGIWWSGSENDVKAAGEKANGYKALTFHNLGSDYPIYADIQKYVVDAGNAAGAGDQVGTVLYNRGMYAAMLAAEAIKTAQEMHGTADITSQQMRDGMENLEITEAKMAGLGLPNFGPEFKVSCQNHGGNGFGAVSQWDAAAGEFKLITEYYQSDQDVIQPLVAEDSAAFAAENGIEAGC
- a CDS encoding branched-chain amino acid ABC transporter permease, with amino-acid sequence MIYRESGDFSTTYQQDSQTFPIKFDRYRYYVLLVLAFAVVPFVINDYWVNAVFLPFLIYSIAAIGLNILVGYCGQVSLGTGGFMAVGAYACYKLMTAFPDVNIFFHIILSGGITAFVCVLFGLPSLRIKGFYLAVATLAAQFFLVWMFNRIGWFYNYSASGQINAPERTVFGVPVTGAETAPWAAYLFCLVFTVVCALVARNMTRGMQGRQWMAIRDMDIAAEIIGVNPLRAKLSAFAVSGFFVGLSGALFFAVYLGAVEVGEVFGISKSFLVLFMVIIGGLGSIFGSFAGAAFLVLLPVFLKNVLVGGLGWPTDLVEHMQFMIVGAMIIIFLILEPHGLAQLWRVAKEKLRLWPFPH
- a CDS encoding branched-chain amino acid ABC transporter permease; protein product: MPDQLIFGMEVFLNGLMAGVLYALVALGFVLIYKASGIFNYAQGIMALFAAMTLVGIMEGLVPFAHLINTIFGTNIHHFGWHVPALAAILLTVLVMVGFAWVVNVVIFKHLVNQEPIILFMATIGLAYFMDGFALIMWFSDIKALDVGLPQGINAAIDEATFQIFDYGFFIDNLDIVATLVAAVLVFSLIVFAQRSKQGRAMRAVADDHQAALSVGISLNFIWVMVWSLAGFVALVAGMMWGTKSGVQFSLSLIALKALPVLMLGGFTSIPGAIVGGLIIGVGEQLFEFAIGQPYLGGATQNWFAYVLALIFLCFRPQGLFGEKIIERV
- a CDS encoding ABC transporter ATP-binding protein translates to MLDATEGYTTEDGRKIGGVVMEMKNITLRFGGVVAIKDISFDIREGEIRAIIGPNGAGKSSMLNVISGFYHPQEGEVWYQGQKRPPMKPFEVAQQGIARTFQNIALFEGMTVLDNVMTGRIRQMKAGLFAQAIWKGKAEQEETENREFVEKIIDFLEIQHIRKTPVGRLPYGLKKRVELARALAAEPSILLLDEPMAGMNVEEKEDMSRFVLDVNDEFGTTIVLIEHDMGVVMDLSDRVVVMDYGQKIGDGSPDEVRNNQAVIDAYLGVAHD
- a CDS encoding AMP-binding protein, which produces MAKSSKAAEGLQSIPALLHRNATQLGTKPAYREKEYGIWQSWTWAETEKEIEALALGLLNLGINEGDFIAIAGRNRPYFYWSMVAAQCVGAVPVPVYQDSASEEMAYVLDHCGARFAIVEDQEQVDKIIDIQESLHQFEHMIYVDPRGLRKYDHHKLHEFSHVQEQGRAARDEFSGDLAARRAKLDYDSTCVMLYTSGTTGKPKGVVLSNRNIIEASKSSSEFDKLTGAEEVLAYLPMAWVGDFIFSIGQAYWCGFCVNCPESADTMHVDLREIGPTYYFAPPRVFETQLTNVMIRMEDAGRFKRWLFEKFMDHARKVGPAILDGGSVSGWDRLKYKLGNLMIYGPLKDTLGFGRVRVGYTAGEAIGPEIFEFYRALGINLKQLYGQTEASVFITLQPDGEVRNDTVGIAAPGVELRIADSGEVFYRSAGVFEEYYKNPESTASTKDAEGWVATGDAGFIDESSGHLRIIDRAKDVGKMASGQMFAPKYVENKLKFYPNILEAVVFGNQRDECTAFINIDLNAVGNWAERNNIGYASYQELAGHQQVLETIRSHVEEVNRSLADDPMLAHCQVHRFIVLHKELDADDGEMTRTRKVRRGVISEKFEDLLGALYDGSDDIFTTTEVTYEDGRKGSISATLSIVSAKVEAVSAPDKVAAE
- a CDS encoding 2-hydroxychromene-2-carboxylate isomerase, translated to MTNPKLDFWFEFASTYSYLSVMRLPELAAQAGVEVAWRPFLLGPIFKSQGWDTSPFIVYPAKGRYMLRDMERLAQRQGLRFRHPGPFPQNGLLAARVAQLALETTRGIAFCQNVYLMQFDEGQNIAEPEVIAACLEATKLPTDLIDQAQETTNKHRLRETTEEAMRRGVFGAPSFTVGDELFWGDDRLEAAVEWVTQARP
- a CDS encoding PAS-domain containing protein, which codes for MSQNDKTQMTIAGLNLIQQALTIYDGDLHLAVCNRRFQEMFDLPDALVTPGAQFADTIRYLAQRGDYGDVGELERFVADRVEIARTFKPHYMERTRANGLVISVEGSPLPEGGWVTVYTDITKTRQQEDLLSARSEELSDQLINYSQDLAAANRKLEATITALEEAKRQITEAEARMRLTTEMVPAHIAHIGADWRYTYSNRRLSTIMPGTLADPVGQDPKTALGEQPFVVLEPHLKRAFDGTPSVFEFTHEDSSRRIRVALTPDPATGGVYILSMDITEEAQTRAALQQTRRREMAAQLTSGLAHDFSNLLTIILGMQSRLKSMALPQDGAELIAATINAARRGGSLLDRIADMTGPREHTPVPTDLSEFLRDLSTLVLSTLPQGVEFETINNTGLRTCSLDPGMLQDSLLNLAINARDACGERGKITLRVEKVQNTWIDFAMEDSGPGFSEAAMAHAFDPFFTTKGGEGSGLGLTMVYDMTKLAGGRVLLANHEAGGRVTLRLPHRASDRLDAPGLVLLVEDSPDLRDTIRAMLRGAGHAVIEASTAAEALALTKDMPEITTILSDISLEGEDTGLDLVQALSGDPRPIFLITSLPPDDPLHRAARQVVPVLRKPFQASDLEQLLKTGATP